The following is a genomic window from Planctomycetaceae bacterium.
TCGCACATTGCCAACACACGCTTACGTAAATCCATTGAGTATGCTTTCATTTCAAGCCTCCATGCTTGACCCAAGCATACACAACTTCTTCAGAGGGCGCTAGATGTGTTCGTGACTTGCTCTAGGATCTGGAGCCCAGTATCTTCTTCTCGATCTGGTCGATCAATTCATCCAGGCCTGCATGCAGTTTCTCCCGCGCCTCCTCCAGCGTGAAGAACGCCGCACGATCAATCTCAGGGAACTTCGCAAACTTCCCCGACCGCGGCGGCCACTCCATCGTGAAGGTGTTGCTGACGACGGTAGAGACGTCGCAGTCGCCCTCGAACGCCCAGGCGTGGACCATCTTGCCGCTTCGCTCCCGCACTGCCGACAGCGGAATGAACGGGCCCTTGGCCACCAGCCCCGTCTCCTCGGTAAACTCGCGATGGGCGGCCGCCAGAAAGTCCTCGCCCGGCTCGACGTGACCCTTGGGAATGCTCCAGCCGCCCACGTCGCGGTTCTTCCATAGCGGTCCGCCGGGATGCACCAGCAGCACCTCGGCGTCGCGGCCGCAAAGGCGGAACATGATCAGGCCTGCACTGGTTCTTGGCACGCAACTCGTCCTCGTCGTCGTCCTCGTCCTCGTCGTCGGTTTCCTCCCCGGCCCGACAACCCCGGACGATCACGACAAACACTCACTACTGTCGTGGCTCAAATACCTTACTTTCGATTTCCGCCCCGCCGGCCCGCAGCGCCCGCATCGTCAGCTTGCCGTCCTTCACTTGCCAGAGGGTATACAGCAGCCCGTTGGCCCAGGTGACGTGGAAGGGGTTGTTGCTCTTGGAGCGGTTGCTGGCCTTGAACTGCGCGGTCCCGGCCGCGGCGATCGAGATATTCGTCACGCCCTTGTCGGCCGTCGGTTCGCATCGCTCATAGCCGTGACTGAAGGAGGAGATCATCGCTGTCGCTTTGTACTTGGCCAGGAGCGGCATGACGTTCTGACGCACCTGCAGCAATATGCCCGACAGCGGCGGGCGGCACCCCTGCCCGCTGCCGTACCCGGGGTAGTGCGAGACCACGACGATGTACTTCTCCCGCGAGGCCTTGAGCACCGATTCCAGCCAGACCATGGTGCCTTTGCCGGCAGACCAATCGGTGATCGCGTCCTCGTCCAGGCCGATCAGCAGCAAGTCGCCGAAGACCTGCGTCCAGTTGCGCCCGGTCCCGTCGGGCGTGGGTGAGTAGATCATCCCCGCGAACACGGGATTGGGCCCGCCGCCCTCCTCGCACCCGCGAACGGCATACAGCGGCACCGCAGCCACCAGCGGCGCGCAGCTCTTGAACATCATCCCGTCCCACGCCCCGTCGAGCACCGGAAAGCAGTTCATTCCGCCGGCGTGAATTACAAAGTCCGGAGCGGCCGCGCGAATCTTCTCCGACAGACTCTCCCACCCCCCGCCGTCGCTTGCCCCCACTGCCGCAAACGTGAAGCTCTTGCCCGCGAAGTCCGGCAGCTTGACGCTGTGAGGCCCAGCCGCCTTGCCCGCCGCCCCGCCGGCCGACGCGTAAGGCGTCATCGTGTACTTCAGTTCCCGCGTGCCCTTGGGAATGCTCGCGCGAAATCGATGAAACCTCCCGCGCGGCGAAGTCAACGTGATCTCTTTGCCGTTTTGTGGCATGGGCGTCTCGCCCATGCTCTTGCCCTGTGGCATGGGCGTCTCGCCCATGCTCCCCGACGTTTGACGGTCAGCGACACGCGCAACGGAGTTGTGCGTGGCACCCTGCACTACCGTCACCTTCAGCGTCACGACGGCGTTGGCGTTGGTTCGCGCGCAAACGCTGAAGTAGTCCTCGCCGCAGGCCCCCACCGCCGGCCCGGCGATAAATTCCACATCCTCCGCCCCGCCATAGCTCAGAACCATCTCCGGCTTGATCGGCTCGATTACCCCATACTTCAGGGCCGCGTTGCAGTACTTGCCCGAGATCGTCACGACGTTCTCGCCGGCCACCAGGTCCGCGGTGTCGAGTACGAACTTGTTGTACACCTGAAACGCCGCCACGCCCGACAGCGCCTTGCCGTTGAGCGTAACCACCGCCTCCGTAACCAAAGGCCGCGACCACTCCCCATAATCCCCCGTCGTCAACCCCGGCTGATTCCCCGCCGCCGAAAGCCAAAG
Proteins encoded in this region:
- a CDS encoding NUDIX domain-containing protein; amino-acid sequence: MPRTSAGLIMFRLCGRDAEVLLVHPGGPLWKNRDVGGWSIPKGHVEPGEDFLAAAHREFTEETGLVAKGPFIPLSAVRERSGKMVHAWAFEGDCDVSTVVSNTFTMEWPPRSGKFAKFPEIDRAAFFTLEEAREKLHAGLDELIDQIEKKILGSRS